CAGCCGAGTCCAGCATGCCAGGTCAAGTCTGCTGTCTGTCTACTCTTTTTAGACAGCCCTGACTCATAATATCATGTGTTAATTACAGTCGATAGCTGTTGGGGTGTGTGGAAATAGGGGTATTCTTTACATGGTAAAATCCTTggctctgaacctcagcttccaGCTTTCTGGTTGTATGGCTTTGGGAAAGTTAATGGACTTctttcccagcctcagtttcctcatctataaaactaGAATAAAACCCACTGCTCGGCATTGTAGATAGTAGAGGTGACATATATAGGGTGCTTGGCCCCAAGCCTGGCAGGGCGGCTGCCCAACAACTGGCAGCTATTATTACTATTCTCAGTCTGCCATCCTGTTCAAGCCACTTCGTCCCTTAGGAGCCGGGAGCCAACGAGGGCTACAGCCACCCTGGTGGCTCCATGATCCACAGAGATAGGTGGGGTCTCGATGACCTCCATGATGCAGACATCAAGGTCAGAACTGCATGTTATCCCACAAGCTAAGCTGTGAATCTTGGATAATAAGCAGGCTgagcccacccctcccaggaaAAATAGTAGAGAATAGGGAATAGAAACTACAGAAGTCTAAAACCAGAAGGCCAGGAGTAAAACCACCAGGCACAGCTGAGTAGGGCaaattataaaggacatgtgCGAAGAGGCCAAGGAGAGACACTGGTCCCCAACAAGTGTGGAATTCTCGCTGGATCACCAATGGGCCCCAGTAGCAGATGCAAAATGTCCAGCCATAAAACTTGGCCTTGGTGCCTGAACCAGGAGACAGGGCAGGCAGGAGAAAATAAGTATGAACTCCCAAGCTGGCTCTGTTCCACCCCTGGCTCCCAAAAAGCCAAGGGAGCCAGGGCTCAGTGGGCAATGCCCCTGGGATGAAAGTGAGGCAGCAGCAGGGCACCCAGCAGGGGGTCCACAATTCCAGAAGTGGCTGGTTAGATTAAGGTCTTAAAACCTCTATGCTAAGAAGCTTCTACCTGGAGAATTATGGTCCCAACCATCTGGATTGGGCTCCAAGCCAAGTCAAGGATGGGGGAAGAGGGCCCTAAAAGCAGTGACTCCGGGATGCCTTTGTGAGGACATGTCATGGACCCAGGAGCCTCCCAGTCTGGGGTCAGCCACCAGCTCCCCCGACCACCCCATACCTCCCTACCCCAACCCACCCCAAGACGGAGCAGTAGGCCATGGCTTGAATTCCAAGGCCTTTAATTTATAGCTAGCCTGCCTGCTTTTCACCCTAACTCGTTCCCATGTTGCCGTGCCCCACCCCGTGCCAGCACCTCCCAAACTCCCTTCGCTCCCTCTCACTGCCATTACAGCTGCCCTCACTCCTCCTCAGGGCCTGGTGCCTCCTTCTCGGCCTCCTAGGTGGGAGTAGATGGGGGCGCTGCAAGAGCACCCGCTGCCCCCAGCATCAGCATGGCCAGGGCCTTAGGCCCTGTGGTATGGATCTTTTCATGCCGGTGCAGGTTGGAGCGCCTGCTGAAGCTCTTGCCGCAGAGAGGGCAGGAGTAGGGCCGCACACCACGGTGGGTGCGCTGGTGGGCGGTGAGGTGTGAGCTGTGGCTGAAGCTCTTGCCACAGTCAAGGCAGTGATAGGGCTTCTCCCCGGTGTGCGTACGGTTGTGTGCGATGAGGTTGGAGCGCTGGCTGAAGCACTTGCCGCACTCGGGGCACGGGTAGGGCTTGACCCCCGTGTGAGTGCGCTGATGGGTGACCAGGGCTGAGCTCTGTGTGAAGCACTTACTGCAGATGGGACACTTGTGGGGCTTGGCACCTGTGTGCGTGCCCTGGTGGGTGACCAGGTCCGAGCGGCGGGTGAAGCGCTTGGCACAGCGGTCGCACACATAGGGCTTTTCACCTGTGTGGATGCGCTGGTGCTGGATCAGTGTGGAGTGGTGGCTGAAGCTCttccagcaggaggggcaggtgtAGGGCTTCTCACCAGTGTGGATGATCTGGTGCTGGATGAGGTGCGAGCTGCGGCCAAAGCGCTTGCCGCAGTCTGTACAGGCATAGGGCTTCTCGCCCGTGTGGGTGCGCCGGTGTGTCACCAGGTGCGAGTGCCAGCTGAAGCTCTTGCCACACTGCTCACACTTGTAGGTCTTCTTGCAGGCATCACCATCAGGGACCAGGACCTCCTTGCTGCTCTCGGGAGTATCTGTATCCCCCTTGCTGGGTTGTTCTGGGAGGCCTGTGCCGGACAGGGCTGGTTCCAGCTGTGTCTCCTCTTGGGGACCTGGCTGCTTGTCGTCTTTGGCTGGCCCCAATCTCTGGCCACTGGCTGCTTGTCGCCCACACTGCAGGACATCCTCCTGGGCTCTTCCTGCCCTGGCCTTGAAGGACTTCCCATCCCCAGGGACTGCTGGGGATGAGGTCGGCTCCTCCTTTCTCACGTCTGCCATTCCTGGAAAAAGAGTTTCCAACCAGAGAGAAGCTTTTGTGAGGGACCCAAGGGAATTCTGGAGGTGGAGAAAAGTGCAAGGACCTCAGGGGAACCTGGGAAATGAGAGCCACCCTCTGCAGAGGAGGGAAggacagcccctgccccaggtaGGGCCATGTGTCCCCACCCCACAGGAAGCAGAGCCTGCACTGACAAGGGGCACCTGGGAGTGATAGTGACAACCCACTGCCTACCCACTACCTCTGAATGcacctctcttctcttcctctcccatctGCAGGCACCAACTTGAGGCCTCACCCTTGCCCTGTACTTGCGAGGCCCAGAAAGTTCTGCTTAAAGGAAACCCTGGCCAAAAAGAAATGCAGTGCTCAGTGACAGAGCTCCTGGGCTGCCCAGCAGGAGACACCGCCCCCTTAGAATTGACAGAGCAAAAGGGGAACGGGTGCAACTGTGGAAATACCAGGTAACACCACATGACCTCTAACACTGCTTGGGGTCACATGGCCATCCTCTCTAGGAAGCACGTTCCAGGGTCACTACTAGACATACTCTCTTCAGGGCTGAGGTAGGGCTCCGCTTTGTTTCCCTAAAGGAGCACCAGCAGTaatggggagggggctgggccaggtCAGCTGCTGGCAACCCCTTTCTTCACACAGCCCTGACTGTGGGCCCAGCAATGTCTCCCACTCCTGCACCCACCCCTTCCCAGGACGATCGACAGTAAGGGCtcctggggagggcctggggcaaaGAAAGGGCCTGGGACATGAGGGGCCAGGAACGCCACCCAGAAGTCAGGGACTAAAGGTCCATTTGCCAAGTCCCTGGACGAGGGCCCGAGAATTCTGGTCAACTCAGTAAGAGAGCAGAGAGCCTGGCCTCCATGCCCTGATCCAAGCCCCATGGAAGGAAGAGAATGTGTTGGACAAACTGGGTGGTTTAGGTCAGCAGTCCCCAAGCACCGTTTTTTCCATGCACTGGTAAGGGGGAGCTCAGGCAAGTTTCCCTCAGGgacggttcctaacaggccatggaccgGTACTAGTCTGTatcccaggggttggggacccttGGTTTAGGTTGTTGGTGAGATCTGTCATGAGGCCACAAATGGGTGCTCGGTTCCCTCTGATCTCCCAGGACTTGCCCAGACCTGCTGATCGGGGCCCTGGGGTGTTAACAACAGGTGGTAGACTCACCTGAGATAATTAAAGGAGGGAGCAGGGTGGCTGTGATCTTGGGGCCCAACAGGGACAAGGGAGGGTCTTGGCCCACCACTGAAGTCAAGGGGTGGCATGACCAAGCCCCAAGCTCTGCTTGCACTAGCAGTTGTGCAACAGGTGTGTGTTGACAGAAAGACTAACTGAATGGATGGGTAACAATGAACGCACACTGAGTTTTCCATAAGATCTCATTAAAGTTTGCCAAGAAAATGATAGTCTGAAAGTGAGGAGTCAAGCCCGGGGACGTAACTATTTACTGTGAGAAACACCAAGAGAGCCCAGGCCCCTCGGAGACGAGGACACGCCCCCCCAGTGCAGACGTTACTGGCGCCATGTCCCCCTACCTCAGGCACACAGCCCTGAGCCCAGAGCCTGGTTTTCTGCTCAAACACATCTAACACTGGGCTTCGAGGGAGAGGGGTGAAACCTCAGAGAAAGCACCACAGAAGAACCAAAGAGAAGTGGAATCTCTAGGTTGGCACTGTCTCATACAGCAGCCAACTAGTCACATGTAGCTATTTCAGTTCAAATTTGAgctgattaaaatgaaataaaattaaatactcgGTTACTCTAGCCACACTTCTAGAGCTCAACAGCCACTATCTGACTCATGGCTACCGTCGCAGCCCGTACACAGAGCATGCCAATCACTAGGAAGGTTCTGTGGAAAAATACCACCTACATGAACAATGAGCAGTTTTTAAGCCTTGGAAAGCTGGGAGATAATGGCAGGACAGACCCCACCTCTGATATCCAGGGCCTCTGGAAGTGGTCACCCCACACAAATGCCAGCCCTTACCCAAGGCCAGCCCATTTCGCTTCTGTAGGACATCCCGGTAGAAACTCTGCTGCGGGTGGTCCAGCCGCCCCCACTCCTCCCGGGAGAGGTACAGAGCCACATCCTCAAAGGTCACTGGCATCTGAAACAACACAAAATTCCTACTCTGCAGGACAAGCCATGACATGGTGGAGGGGCCTGTTGGTGCCACGTTGAGGCCAAGATGAGATCCTGACTCCTAACCTCCTGCCCAGGTCTATGGGTGAAGCAGGAGTTGCCCAAGGACAGCTTTTTAGGACAAGAATAAGGCGTCTGTGTACAGCAGAAGACAGGAGACAAAGATAAAAGATGCCTTCTTTTCTGACACCACGGCCAAAGCTCGGGATCTCCAGCGCATTCCCCTCTGGCCCTGACCCTCGGGTCCAGCGCTGAGATCCAGAGGATGATCCAGTCAGAGACACCATCCCTCTGTGCCTTTCTATTTCCCTCCCAGCCTTGGACGGGGCACTCACCTGGGACCAGGCAGTCAGGAGCGCTGCAGCCATCTGCCGGTCTCTGGTCCTCCCCTCGTGGGAAAGCACAGGGatctggggggaagggagggctgagagaggagagaggtcCTCAGAGAGGCCACCTCATCCTCGGGTCCTGCTGCTCCCTGAGCAAGCTCATGCCTGGCAAACCCACAGCTTCCTCAAACCCCACCTTCGACCCCACCCAAGAAGAGGGTCAGTAGGCTCTGAGACTGTGCCAGGGTGACCTCTGAGAGCAAGTGGGCAGACATCCAGGCATCTCTCCTAAACATGGCAGAaacctcttccccttcccacctgGGCTGTGagcctccacctctccccacagCCGCTGCCCAGGAAAGCACCTCTCCACATCCCTCTCCTCACCTCCACCAGGTAGAAAAAGAGCTTTCTCCTTAGAGCCCTGGCTCAGGCGCCTCCAACTCCAAGCTCCTTGAGCCCTGTCCTCCTGTGATGCCCCCTCAGGGTGCAGCTCTTGCATCTCTGTCTTAATGTAGGGTGACTCCTGAGTGGCTCCAAAAGGCACCATGTCCTTTGACTCAGAAGGTTCTTCTTGACAAGGATGCCCATGACCTGGAACCTAGGAATGGCAGCCCCCATTAATACTGGGATGGAGACTGGAAAAGCGCCATGTCCTCCACACCCAGGGGTCCCTACAGAGACAGACACCTAATGTGGCCGAACACACAACCACATATAAGACACACTTGAAGGACTGGCCTTACTTCCTTCTCACAACCCCAGGGACCTGTGCATCCCCTGCTCACCCCcaaaagggaaggaaggcaggcctATAAAGACCCTGCAAGGTGCGGGCTGGCCAAGTGCCCACAGGGCAGCTGCATGTTTCAGTTCAAGCCTTGTACCTCTAACAGTAGtgtggttattatttttaatatacaaggAAACTGAGTGCAGTGGGTTGAAAATCTGATGACTGGTATTCTTATAAAAAGGGAACACAGAACATGAAGGAGGCCATGCATCTCTTGGTGCTGTCATAAGCCAAGGACACCTGGAGCCCCAGCAGCTGGAGAGGCAGGAACAATCCTACCTAGAGCCTTGGGAGGGAGCCCTGCCAATGCCTTGATTTTGGGTTTCTGTGAGAATAAATTCTGGTtggtttaagccaccaagtttgtgacCCTTTGTTATGGTGgccccaggaaactaatacacccAGGCTCAGAGCTCAGACAAGAGTCCAAGATCATGGAGTGGCccagccaggatttgaactcaagtgTATCTGACTCCCAAGTCATCCCTAGGGCCACCATGTCTTTAAGGTGACAGGGAGGCATCATGTGGCCTTGGGCATATCTGGCCTGACTCAATTTGGTTGGAGCAGTTGGAGTATTTTAGTTTGGAGAAGAAAGCCCAACAGTGCCTCAGGTGTGCCAAAGCCCGGTGCCCACCTTGGTCGGAAAAAAGGAGAGCTCCTCTCCAGCTCACCCCCTTCAGTGCTGCCCCACCCAGTGGGACTTCAGGGTCCTCTCAACTCCTCCCCCCTTCATCACACCAACATCAGCCCAGTGCTctggaagaggaaggagcaggCTTTAGTCAGGTGATCGGGGCTCAAATCCACAGCCATTCCTCACTAGCCATTGAAACTGGAGCAGGCACCGTCTCCACCCAAACCTCAAAAGCTTTGGTTAAGTCACTTCCCTTCTACTGGGAGGCCCTTGGTGAAACCTCATTGTCATCCACTGCAATGGAGACTGGCCAGCCTTCTACGGGGAACTCATGCCTAtccctcttgccccaccccccacctccatctgTGTTAGGGTCTCAAAGGGAAAGACCATAGGGCAGGAGTCAGCGTGCCTGAGAGCCATGTGGATAAGGCAGGCTCCAAAACCCAGCTGTTCCACGTTCCGCACAGACAATGCATGACAGAGCTGCCTGCTTCAGAAAGTTCTGGGCAAACACATAACAGTGCCTGTAGTTATTGTTATTACTCTACTGTGTGAGTTGATAAAACCCAACATCAGCAGGGTTTTACAAAGGCATTTTGGAAAGGAAACCAAACAGTGGTAACAATTCTTTGTGCTTCTATGGtaggaaaaacataaaactaataCTTGATTTGTATGCAGGCTTACAACCACTGGAATTACTGGGTGAGGGGATACAGGTCTCTCTGACCTGGGTTCCAGTTGTCATGGGTGTCCTTGTATTATGTGTCACAGTAATGATCTCCTGCAGGTGATGAACCGCTTACAGAGGACTCTTGTGCCCATAATTTCCTCTGAGCCTCCCAACCACATGGGTGATACAGTTGGAACAACAGGTACATGATCCACATTTTATAGATCATACTCCTGGTTCCCAGAGGCCAGGgtacttgcccaaagtcacacacccAGCTGCAATGGACTCATTCTTCTGATTCCAAGTCTGGTGACTCCAGTCTCCCCATAGGTTGTAATtaagcacacatacacatagaGGCAACATGCACAGGAAGGCCCAGATGCTCAGACCCAGAGAGAAGGGGCCCCAGGCCACGGACAATATATGTGTGTGGGGGATAAGGGGAGACTGAGGCTTCTCTGTGTGTTCTGGGTGCTGTTCAGAGAGCTACCCTCACCAGTGGGACCTCTACAGAGCCTACTGCTACCTCATGTGGCCTGTGGTCTGCTGACTACAGAAGGCACCAGGCCAAGCAATGCGGTTCCGCAGAAGTCAATTCCCAGGTGGAAGGTATTTCCCATTATACCGCCCTCTCTTCATTTCCCCTTTTACAACCAACCACCAGCCCTGCGCCCCAGTGAGTCTAACTCTTCATTGGTCCAGATGCCTTGCTGTGATGATCCCATCCAACTCCAGTGTTTTCCAGAGCACACCTCCCTTACCTGGCACCATGTCCATACCTCTTGGACTCTCTCTTTGTCCTGGGGAGCCTGCGTGCCTCCACAGTCTGCAGACATTTTCTATCTCAGAGCTACAAAGCACAGCTGAGTTGTTTCCCCTTCTGTTGGCCAAACCCCCTCCAGCTTCTGGCCAGGAGCCTGGAAGAGCAGAAGGAAATCAGCTAGCGTCTCCTGGACACCTCTGAAGTACTCCCAAAATCCCCTGGAGGGCCAGGTTCATCCCTATTCCCAATCAAAAATAGGGTCTcctgcctggctgctgtggctcagtggactgagcacaggcttgtgaatcaaagagtcgctggttcgagggcacatgcctgggttgtgagccaggtccccagtggggggagctgcaagaagcagccacacactgctgtttctcccctctcttcccccttctctaaaaataaataaatgaaaaaaaaaattttaaagcctcCTTGATGCCTCCCTCTCTGTTTTTTGGGTCCTTGCTTCTACAGAATGCTATTTTGtattgttccctttatcactgAAACAATAGCCCTGCATCTGAGAGCGATCAGCTCAGGGAAAGCCAGGACTGATTAGGAATCTGTATCTCCTGTCATTAGAAGTCGAAAGATCTGCAGAGATCTTACGAAACAGGTGCTGTGTGGGGCCCCAACTGCCACAGCCAGCTCAGCTGAGGAATCCAGGCCCTGCCATCTCCCTGGTCCAGGACACACATACACCCTGTGCTCCACCTGACTCAGCCCTGCCTGGGGTCCAGAAATTGAGCTGCCCACTCTCAACGACCTCCCAGAGGCTGTAGCCTCCCGCCTGGGTTCAGGAGTCCACCTGCCTCAAGGTCCTGGACAAAGAATGTCCCTCCCGTCCTTCCCCTTCCTCAATCTGGGTCCAGGCCACCTTTTCTCCAAGCCCTCCACCTTTGACCCCGTTCCCTCCTGCCAGCTGGCTGCCTGCGCTGCTCTCTGGATCCatgtcccctccccagcccctcatcCTCACTGAGTTGGAGGTGGATGGGACACCTCAGCCAGCGGAAAGAGGGCCCCTCCCCTGGGAAGGGATTCTCAGCAGCTTGCACCGGGAAAAGGGAGACGGGTGGAGACTGGGATTAAGGACAACAGGAAGTCCCTCCCAGATCCCGTTCCCCACGTAACTACAGTCCTAGAGGGTTCCTGGTTTCCAGCGTTCCGGGGTTTAAGGTCCGGAGCCCAGCTGCACCTGCTCTTGGCCAGGTCACTCCAGATCCGAGTTGGCAGCTCCCACTTTTCCAGGCACATACTACTCATAATGCCAGCCAAACAGGAGCGTCAATATGGGAAAATGCATTTTATGGGAGGATTTTGACATTTGACGTTTCAGAGAGAGCACTGCAGCTGCCCTCACAGGAAAAAGGGCACTTTGCTGGGTGGAGACTTATGATGATCTTTTCAGCACCCTTCTGGGCTTCTGAAGGTCCATAGAGTTTCTGAAGGTCCATAAAGACACCCCTGGATTTTATTTAAAGCCCCCAGGCTGGTCAGCAGGTCCTCTGGTTCCCCACACAAGACTGGCACAGAGTTCTCTCTCCATAAGAGGAAACTTAAGAGAGGCCTAGGATCTCCCCCCTACCTCCATTCACTACACCTGCAAACGATGTGGGATCAGTCTGATTTTTCTAAAGGTTTCCTACCCCCAGCTCACTCTCAAGACTAGTATTAGCGAGAGTAAAGGGGTCTTTACCACTATCATGGGGTCCCAGACCCTCAGACATCCCTGGTGGCTTCATATTCTACCTCCCAGTCAGGAAGCAGGTGGGGGTCAGCCCTGCGGTCAAATTCCAGGAAGGTCTGTTCCTCCAGGAAACATTCCCAAGCCCAGTGCCTTCAGCCcataggagacctgtgagatgtGTCCACTTCACCCAATAAGACAGGCATGACTGGCCACTATACCAGCCCACAGGTCACAagggcttaatttttttaaaacttagtttccaacatttaaaaaattagaagaattaaaataaaaatggattttcttgaaaaattatcCCTGGACCCAAATTCCCTACATTCGGGACCTGTTCTCAGATTGCCACTGCAGCATTTTGAGATTGCAATTCAACTTTTGGAGTTAAACATGTTTCAGGAGTCCTAAGATTCTGATCCATTCTATTGTCACTCTGATGAAGTGACAAACCCCTAGGGGTTTCCAGGTGTTTTAATCCTCAAGGTAAAGAGAGATGTACAAAGGTACAGCAAACATCAATATTATTTTCAAGCCAGAGAGAgctacaaaatgagaaaaagccaCAGGGAGCCCTGGAAAAGATGAATTGCATCGTCTGTGAGAATTTTTCCATCTAGGAGGAGCACAACAGTGTCCAGAGAAGGGGCCTTGCTCCTGAGATGGATCATTTCAACCCAAGGCAGTCCCAGGAGTGCACCAAGTCCAAAAACGAGTGGGTGTGCCCTGATTCCTGGGCAAAAGTTTCTCTACCAGACAAAAGAGACACTTCAGGGATACTGGGGAAGCCCAGAGATTTGGATCCCACCAGGGAATTGCCTAAACTAGACCAAATGAAgtcttaacatttatttaactGTCCAAAACctatttattagccctggctggcgtagctcagtggattgagcgcgggctgggaaccaaagtgtcccaggttcgattcccagccagggtacattcctgggttgcaggccataacccccagcaaccgcacattgatgtttctctctctctctctccctccctctctctctcactctctctccctcccttccctccctaaaaataaataaataaaatcttaaaaaaaaacaaaactatttattgagcacctgctatatgACCGACATTAGCCCCTTCTTCGAAACGAGAGGAAACCCTTCCAGGGCTGGCTCTAGGACTGAGCAGGTGTAGGAGGAAAAGCTCTCACATTTGCTGTGTGATAATTTCTATCCCTGAAAGAGTTCATAAAGTCACCCAGGCAGGGTGATTAAATAAGTAATACAGAGATCAGAACCTAAATGCATCCAGCACCCAGGCAGTAGCACAAATGGCCGGTTCCTTGGGTTTAAGACCAGAGTAGGGAGGGACTTCAGAGGCCTCAAGAAACCATATttttggcctggctggcatagctcagcagattgaatgtgggctgcaagccaaagcattgcaggtttgattcccagtcagggcacatgcctggattgcaggccacatccccagtgggaagccatgtgagaggcaatcacacattgatgtttctctctctctctctttctccctcccttcccctctctaaaaataaataaaaataaaatctttaaaaaagaaaaaaagaaaccatattttgtttaaatgGGCCAGTTGGGAGCCTAGTATCACCAAAGCTTGAGGCCTTTTCAAGAGAAGCCAAAAAGAATTAGATTTCTATGTAAAATTTCCTGACTTTTAAATGTTgatgactaatttttttttaaaaaagagctccATACAACTCCAGCAGAAAACACCTGCTGCACAGCTCACAAGCCACCAGTTTAGGGATGTACTCACCTCAGGAGCCTGTCACAAGGATATCGATCATGGATGAAGGCGCTTATCCCAGCTTCAGGCACGGGAAACACAAATGCCAACTCTGATATCAGGCAGCTTCACTGAGCTTGAGTAAGGAGAAATGCTACCTTCAGGAAATAAATCATGATCTACCCTCGGAGACTGGCTTGTGAGCTAACTCAAGTCTTAAAGAgggcttcacacacacacacacacacacacacacacaaaaccaccaCCCAGactaataaaaagcagaaaaaagaataatctgacataataaaaaacaatcttGCACTGATTAAGGCGGCCCAGGCTGAAGACAGGGCAATGCAGATGATCTAACCTTAGGAAGGAGAGACCacaggagggaaataaaggaatgCGGGAGAGGCCATGGAAAACAGGAATAATCGAATAAACAGTAGAGAAAATGTTAaccatggaaacagaaaaaaagaaaaccagtgtaAGTATTAAATAGGAGgggttccaggaaaaaaaaaaacacgttttcaaagatgaaaaataagaaacCCCAAGGCTACTGGAGACCAGGCTGTGAGAGCTCACGCGGCCCGCAGCCCTCTCACCCCAGAGGCGCCGAGACTCCGCGGTGCGGCCCCCTAATGCGAGGCGACTGGAGGGCACGCGTTCGGAGCCTCTGAAGGCCCCCCGAGGCCGGTTCTCACAGCCGGTGCCTCCCCGCTGCCCAGAGCAGAGCACGGATGCTGGGAGCGTGTCGCCCAGGCAACGACGCTGCCCCGCCCCTCGGAGACGTCGGTTATTGGCGGACGCCCCTACCCCGCCTCTCCACGACACTGTCTAGCCACTCTTACTTGCGCGCTCCCGCCCGCGCCCCCGAGGGGATTGCACGGCTGAGTGGGGTCAACTTGGTGCCTTCTGACTGTGTAAGGTGTGCCGGCGTTTTCCGTCCGGCTACCCCATTCCAACTTCCGGTTTTCCCGGCTGTCTCGCGGCGCCAGCTGTCGATCCCGGGTGCAGGGCCACCCGAAGCGGTGATGACCGCGAGGCGGACACTCCCAAGCTCTCGAGTCGGCTGGGGAAATTGAGGCTGTCTGCGCGAGAGCGTCCGCCCGAGAGCGCGAGCGTGAGCGCGGGGCTATCATGCTGAAGACCTGGAGCACAAATTCCGCCCAGCCTCCCAGGACTAGAGTCTCCTCCTACACTCGCCTATTCtgaattttgtttcaaaaatgaGAGTATACCATATGTCGCTGACCTGCCCccagtctgtgtgtctgtgtgacaCATCTTAGAGGTTgctcaatataaaaaaaatggagggaaaaaacaTGCAGCGTGTCAAAGACAAATACAGCAGAACATCAGTTAAAGCGACGGAAAGATTTTACTCGATAACTACTGATAGCAGGGGGAAGAGCTGAGCGCCATCCAATTTGGGCGTTTGGGaaaagggagaatgagggaatgAGAGAACCGGGTTCAGTAGAATCAGAGAAGTGAAAAATCACAAAAAGCCAGTCAGTGTAGATGTGATTAGGCCTGGTGTGTCTGTCTGCTAGCTATGAGATACAGAAGTCAGTAGTCTATCCCACGGAGCAGGAAGACAGAAGACCTGTCATTCCTGGTGAATGCACTTCAAAGGAATGACTCTCGGGTCCGAGACCGATGGCATCTGCGTTGTAAGAGACATATATTCACAATTATAAGCTCTTTTtagtaaatgctctaagaaaggGAGGTCAGGGGCCAATCATCAATCATTTGGCTAGAACAAACAATAAATTCTGGCAGCAGTGCAGTGTTGAGGTTTTTTCAGGCAGGAATATTattggcggggt
This sequence is a window from Phyllostomus discolor isolate MPI-MPIP mPhyDis1 chromosome 3, mPhyDis1.pri.v3, whole genome shotgun sequence. Protein-coding genes within it:
- the ZNF205 gene encoding zinc finger protein 205 isoform X2, with the translated sequence MSADCGGTQAPQDKERVQEVWTWCQVPGHGHPCQEEPSESKDMVPFGATQESPYIKTEMQELHPEGASQEDRAQGAWSWRRLSQGSKEKALFLPGGALPSPQIPVLSHEGRTRDRQMAAALLTAWSQMPVTFEDVALYLSREEWGRLDHPQQSFYRDVLQKRNGLALGMADVRKEEPTSSPAVPGDGKSFKARAGRAQEDVLQCGRQAASGQRLGPAKDDKQPGPQEETQLEPALSGTGLPEQPSKGDTDTPESSKEVLVPDGDACKKTYKCEQCGKSFSWHSHLVTHRRTHTGEKPYACTDCGKRFGRSSHLIQHQIIHTGEKPYTCPSCWKSFSHHSTLIQHQRIHTGEKPYVCDRCAKRFTRRSDLVTHQGTHTGAKPHKCPICSKCFTQSSALVTHQRTHTGVKPYPCPECGKCFSQRSNLIAHNRTHTGEKPYHCLDCGKSFSHSSHLTAHQRTHRGVRPYSCPLCGKSFSRRSNLHRHEKIHTTGPKALAMLMLGAAGALAAPPSTPT
- the ZNF205 gene encoding zinc finger protein 205 isoform X1 — encoded protein: MSADCGGTQAPQDKERVQEVPGHGHPCQEEPSESKDMVPFGATQESPYIKTEMQELHPEGASQEDRAQGAWSWRRLSQGSKEKALFLPGGALPSPQIPVLSHEGRTRDRQMAAALLTAWSQMPVTFEDVALYLSREEWGRLDHPQQSFYRDVLQKRNGLALGFPLSRTFWASQVQGKGEASSWCLQMGEEEKRGMADVRKEEPTSSPAVPGDGKSFKARAGRAQEDVLQCGRQAASGQRLGPAKDDKQPGPQEETQLEPALSGTGLPEQPSKGDTDTPESSKEVLVPDGDACKKTYKCEQCGKSFSWHSHLVTHRRTHTGEKPYACTDCGKRFGRSSHLIQHQIIHTGEKPYTCPSCWKSFSHHSTLIQHQRIHTGEKPYVCDRCAKRFTRRSDLVTHQGTHTGAKPHKCPICSKCFTQSSALVTHQRTHTGVKPYPCPECGKCFSQRSNLIAHNRTHTGEKPYHCLDCGKSFSHSSHLTAHQRTHRGVRPYSCPLCGKSFSRRSNLHRHEKIHTTGPKALAMLMLGAAGALAAPPSTPT
- the ZNF205 gene encoding zinc finger protein 205 isoform X3, with the translated sequence MSADCGGTQAPQDKERVQEVPGHGHPCQEEPSESKDMVPFGATQESPYIKTEMQELHPEGASQEDRAQGAWSWRRLSQGSKEKALFLPGGALPSPQIPVLSHEGRTRDRQMAAALLTAWSQMPVTFEDVALYLSREEWGRLDHPQQSFYRDVLQKRNGLALGMADVRKEEPTSSPAVPGDGKSFKARAGRAQEDVLQCGRQAASGQRLGPAKDDKQPGPQEETQLEPALSGTGLPEQPSKGDTDTPESSKEVLVPDGDACKKTYKCEQCGKSFSWHSHLVTHRRTHTGEKPYACTDCGKRFGRSSHLIQHQIIHTGEKPYTCPSCWKSFSHHSTLIQHQRIHTGEKPYVCDRCAKRFTRRSDLVTHQGTHTGAKPHKCPICSKCFTQSSALVTHQRTHTGVKPYPCPECGKCFSQRSNLIAHNRTHTGEKPYHCLDCGKSFSHSSHLTAHQRTHRGVRPYSCPLCGKSFSRRSNLHRHEKIHTTGPKALAMLMLGAAGALAAPPSTPT